The Deltaproteobacteria bacterium sequence CCGGCCGAATGCAACCGCCCATCGGACCGGTGGCTCCGCACAAGACGGTAGTGACGGCGCCGCCGGTGATCGTCGAACCGCCGCCGGTTCCTGCCGCCTTGGGGCAAAGGCTGTTGGCCGGCTATGCCCTGCCGAAGGTTTTGCCCGTTGTTCCGGCAACGCCAAAAGAGGCCGAGACGCCTAAAAAGCCGGTGACCTATGGCGGACTGACGGTGACCGCCATGCCGTGGGGGACGGTTTCGATAGGGGGGATGAAGGGCACCGCCGACCCCCATTTTTCAAGAAAAAACATTCCGGTCGGCGACTATACCCTGTTCGTCAGCCTGCAGAGAAAAAGCGTGTCGGCAAGAATTCGCATTCGGGAAAATTCCATGGTAAGATGCACCGCCTCGTTTGCCGAGAGCGCGAGGATTTCGTGTCACTAGAGCGTAATAATTCAGTCTCGGTGTCTGCTTTCGGTTTCGTCGGAACTCGCGGTCTATTTAATCGCCGCTTGATTTGTCAGTTGGGGTTTGGTTTGTTCCGGTTGGCGATGGACACCAAGGTGCGCTCAAACAGCCGACGAAACCTCAAGACATCCACTCGAGGCTGAATTATTTTTCCAAATATGGGTTCCAGCATTTTTCAGCGGGGTTGTTTCCTTTTGCTTCTTTTTTTTGTCTCGCCCGCCCGCGCAAACGATCTGGAAAAACAGGTCCGCAAGGTCACGCTCGAAAACGGCCTGACGGCCCTTTTGATCAAGCGGGAGGGGGCGCCGATTTTTTCGGCCCATGTGCGGGTCAAGGTCGGCAATATCGAGGAGCCGAAGGGGTCTTCGGGGCTGGCCCACTTTTTTGAGCATATGGCCTTCAAGGGGACCCCGGAAATCGGCGTCCGCGATTATCCTGCCGAAGAAAAAATCCTCGCGGAAATGCACGCCGTCGGAACCGAGCTTGCCCAAAGACGCCGAAAGGGAGAGTCGGAGGAGGAACTCGAACCGCTGGCGGAAAAACTCCATGCACTCGAGGAAAAAGACCAGACCCTGCTGGTGAAAAACGAGTTTGTCCAGATCTATCAGCGAAACGGCGGGGACGACGTCAACGCCACCACCTCCAACGATTTCACGAATTATTATGTCTCCCTCCCGGCAAGCAAGATGGAGCTCTGGGCGCATCTGGAATCGGAGCGTCTCTTGCGTCCCGTCCTGCGCGAATTTTACAAGGAGCGCGACGTGGTGGCCGAGGAGCGCCGGATGCGCTACGACAACGACCCGGACGGCAAACTCTACGAGGCCTTTTTGTCCACCGCCTTCGATGCGAACCCCTACCCTTCGGGTACTGTTTCACCGTACGGCGTCAACGTCATCGGAATTCCATCGGATATCCGCAATTACACCTTCGAGGCGGCGATGGACTTTCGCCGGAAATACTACATCCCCTCGCGGATGGTGGTGACGGTGGCCGGCAATTTCGATGTCGATACAGCGGAGCGCCTCGTGAGGGAATATTTCGGCAAGCTCCCCAAGAAGGCAGATACCCCTCTTGCCTTTGAGCCGCAGAAGCCGGATGGAAGTTTTCCCAGGGAAAAGGTCATCACCGGCAGGGATGAACCCCGTTTTTACGTCGGCTTTCACCGCCCGGCCTTTCCGCATCCGGACGACGAAATTTTCGATGTCCTTGAAAATCTTCTTTGCGACGGGCGGACCTCGCGGCTTTTCTCCCTTCTGGTCAGCCAAAAAAAGCTTGTCTCCGAGGTCGATTGTTACGCCACCCTGCCGGGGGCGCGGCTCGATTCCCTGTTCGCTTTTTATGCCGTCCCGCTGAAATCCGCGGACAGCCGCGTTGTCCGGAAAGAGATTCTCGATCAGGTTGATTTGTTGAAGAGGGAGCCGGTAAAACCGGAGGAGCTGGAAAAGGTCAAAAACAAGATCTCCGCGAGTCTCATCTGGTCGCTCAAGGAAAACATGGGGCTGGCCTCCATGCTTGGTTATTTCGAAAGCCTGACGGGCGACTGGAAATACATCTACCGCCTGCAAAAACGGATCGGCGAGATCGCCCCGGCGGATGTGCAGAGGGCGGCACAGACGTACTTTGTGCCGGGGCGGGAGGTGACGGTGTATCTGGAGAAGGAATAGATGCAGAATGTCGATCCAACATTAGTCATTCCCGCGAAAGCGGGAATCCAGAAAAGCCGTTGTTCTTGGATCCCCGTTTTCACGGGGATGACATTTTTAATTTTAAATTTTACATTATTCCCATCCTGCTCCCGCCCTCCCACCATTGCAGACCTCGAATCTCCTCCTCCTCCCGAGATCAAGGAGCCCCCCATTCCTATTCATGTTTTCGACAACGGCCTGAAGCTCTATTTTCTGGAAAATCATGAACTCCCGACATTTGAAATGGGGGCGCTTGTCCATGTCGGCGAAATCCACGAACCGGAAGACAAACTGGGAGTGGCCGATCTGATGATGGAAGGTTTGAGGACAGGGGGGAGCAAAAGCAGGTCGGGGGATGAAATCGACCGGGAGCTGGAGATGGCGGCGGTCGATCTTTCGGCGAAGGCCGAGAGGGAACATTCGTTCTTCAAGGTCCGATGCTTAAGCAAGGAGATTGACCTGTCGCTCGATATTTTTTTCGATCTCCTTCAGGCGCCTGCGTTTGAGCCGGCAAAAATCGGGGTGGCCAAAAGCCGCCTGACGGATCAAATCCGCCGGCGCAACGAAAATCCGATGTCGACGGCCTACCGGGAGTATCACCAGAGGCTCCACGGCCCCAAAAGCGTCTGGGCGCGGCTTTCAAAGGAGGAGACGGTCAGGTCGATCGGCCGCGAGGAGGTTCAAAAATTTTATGAGGAGACAGTCGCCCCGAATCGGATCTGGCTGGCTGTATCGGGGGACATATCGTTTGATGAACTGGTGAAAAAAATCGAAAAAAGAATTGCGGGATGGCCCGCACAAGATGCCAACCTGCCGAAACCGGAACCGGTCAAAAAGGAATGGAGGCCTTCCGTCAATCTGATTTCCCTACCGGTCAATCAGTCGGCGATTGTGATGGGGCATTTCGGCGAAAAGCGGTTTAATCCCGACAAATACGCCGTCTTGGCGGCCAACCAGCTCCTCGGCGGTTCCACCTTCGGAAGCAGACTGGGGGATAGAATCAGGACCGAGCTGGGGCTTGCCTATTCGGTCTATTCCGACTTCGGTTTTTCCACCGATTACGGGTCCTTTCAAATGGCCGTCGGCACCAAAGCTGTATCGACAGCGCAGGTGATCGGGGAGGCCCGAAAAATTTTGTCCGCTCTGGTCGAGGGAGACGACATTACCGAAGCTGAGCTCGAAAACGCCAAAAAGGTCATTTTAAACCGTCTCATTTTTGCCTATGAAGATCCCTTCGAAATTGTCAGCCAGCGAGTTCAGTTCGACTACTTCGGCTATCCGCCCGATTATCTCGCCCTCTATCAAAGGGAGATAAAAAAGGTGACGCTCGATCAGGTGCGCGATGTTTTGAAGCGGTATTATTTTCCGGACAGGCTCATCGTGATGATTGTCGGCGATCCGTCGCAAATGGGGGATCTTTCGGTTTTGGGCGAGATTGAAAAATTGCCGTTGGATAATGATTAAAGACGTGCCCGCGTGCCTGGGTACCAGAGTTCCCGCGTAAACACGGGCACCCGGGCACCCGGGCACACAGGCACAGCCAATGATCAAAGATCAGTTGGGGCATCTAATCGAACAGGCGGTTGCAAAGGCGTACCCGGAAGTTCATGCGGACGTTCTGCTCGAAAAACCCTCCAACCCGCAATTCGGCGACTTTGCCACCAACGTTGCGTTGGTCCTTTCAAAAACGGTTGGAAAAAATCCCCGCGAAATTGCCCAGGCCATTCAGGAGAATCTTTCGGACAAGGGGGGAATTATCGAATCGTCATCCATTGCCGGGCCCGGGTTTCTCAATTTTAAAATCAGGCCGGTCCGATGGATTGAGGCGCTTGGGGAGATAGCGGCGCGGGGCGAACGTTTCGGCCAAACCGATGCCCATAAGGGAGAAAAGGTTATTGTCGAACTGGTGAGCGCCAATCCGACCGGGCCGCTCCATATCGGCAATGCCCGCGGAGGTCCGTTGGGGGATGCCATCGCGTCGTTGTTACAGTCGGTCGGGTACGAGGTGACGCGGGAATATTATTTGAACGATGTCGGTGGGCAGATCGAAAAACTGGGGGAGAGTCTTTTGCATTATTTAAAAGAGTCTGCGGGGATAAAGAGTCAGGGAGAGGTCGGCTATCAGGGGGAATATGTGAAGGAACTGTCGGAGGCGGCCCGTCGTCAATTCGGCGATTCCCTCGTAAAGAAAGGGGAGGCCGAGGCGGCCTGCCGGGCCGAGGCCGTTTCCCTTCTGGGCAAATTCCTGACCGAAGAAATCCGCCGCGATTGCGAAGCGATGGCGATCCGTTTCGACTCGTGGGTTCACGAAAAGGATTTTCTGGAAAAAGGGACAACGCAAAAAATCATCGGGGAACTCAACAAAAAAAAGGTGACGATTGAAAAAGAGGGGGCCCTCTGGTTTGTCCCGCGGGATGAGTTCATCGAGGACCGCGAATGTGTCCTTGTGAAGTCCGACGGACGCCCCACCTATTTTGCCAACGACATCGCCTATCATGCAGACAAATACAGCCGAGGCTTTGACCGTCTTGTCAATATCTGGGGGGCCAACCATCACGGACATGTTCCCCGGATTCAGGCGGGAATGAAGGCGCTTGGTTTCGATCCGGAAAAACTGCAAACGGTGCTGTATCAATATGTCCGCGTGGTGCGCGGCAAGGAGACGGTCAAGATGTCGAAGCGGGCGGGGGATTTTGTGACGGCGCGCGAGGTGCTGGATGAAGTGGGAAAAGACGCCTTGAGGTTTTTTCTTTTGCTCCGCGCCCCCGAGTCGCATCTCGATTTCGATCTGGAGCTGGCCAAAAAACAGTCGGCCGAAAATCCGGTCTATTACGTTCAGTACGCCCATGCCCGGATCTCCAGCATTTTCGCCAAAGCAGACGAGGGGGGCATCAAACCCCCGGACGGCTTCGATCCGGACTTTGTGAATCAGCTCGGTTTGCCGGAGGAGATTGCGCTGGCGCAAATGCTGGTTGATTTTCCTTCCGTTGTGGAACTGTCAGCCGAAAAACTCGATCCGCACCGGATCGCCTATTATCTCCTCGACCTCGCGCGGCTCTTTCAGCATTATTATGATCGGGCGCGGGGGGATGACCGTTACCGGGTCATCACGGGGGACAAGGGGCGGACGCAGGCCAAGCTTTTTTTTGTCGGCTGTTTCCGGCAGGTGATGCGGAACGGATTGAGTCTGCTCGGTATCTCGGCGCCGGAGAGGATGTAAATGAAATTCACTCCCGGACAAATCACCTTTCTTATCTTCTGCCTCCTCGCGGCCCTTTTTCTCGATTTCTACCTCGGCGCCCGCTTCGGTCCTGAATTTTTTTGGGGGATCAGCCTCGACCGCTTAAACCGTGAATCGCTCCTTCCGGAAGAGGCCTCCACGGCGGAATTGGAGGCACTGCTTGCGGAAGAGACCGAGAAGACCACTTTTCATGAGGTTTTGGAAAACAGCGCCCCGTCGATCATGACGGCGGAAGGGGGGAAGGGGGAAAAAAAGGGGAAGGGAAAAACAACAAAGGAAGAGAAGAAAGAAGTAAAAAAGGAAACGGCAAATAAGGAGGAAAAAACGGCCCAACCCGTCGATCCGATTGCCCAGGTTGTCGCCAAAGAATCGCCCCCCGAGCGCTACACCCTGCAGGTCGGGTCGTTC is a genomic window containing:
- a CDS encoding insulinase family protein, with product MLLFFVSPARANDLEKQVRKVTLENGLTALLIKREGAPIFSAHVRVKVGNIEEPKGSSGLAHFFEHMAFKGTPEIGVRDYPAEEKILAEMHAVGTELAQRRRKGESEEELEPLAEKLHALEEKDQTLLVKNEFVQIYQRNGGDDVNATTSNDFTNYYVSLPASKMELWAHLESERLLRPVLREFYKERDVVAEERRMRYDNDPDGKLYEAFLSTAFDANPYPSGTVSPYGVNVIGIPSDIRNYTFEAAMDFRRKYYIPSRMVVTVAGNFDVDTAERLVREYFGKLPKKADTPLAFEPQKPDGSFPREKVITGRDEPRFYVGFHRPAFPHPDDEIFDVLENLLCDGRTSRLFSLLVSQKKLVSEVDCYATLPGARLDSLFAFYAVPLKSADSRVVRKEILDQVDLLKREPVKPEELEKVKNKISASLIWSLKENMGLASMLGYFESLTGDWKYIYRLQKRIGEIAPADVQRAAQTYFVPGREVTVYLEKE
- a CDS encoding SPOR domain-containing protein, with the translated sequence MKFTPGQITFLIFCLLAALFLDFYLGARFGPEFFWGISLDRLNRESLLPEEASTAELEALLAEETEKTTFHEVLENSAPSIMTAEGGKGEKKGKGKTTKEEKKEVKKETANKEEKTAQPVDPIAQVVAKESPPERYTLQVGSFSDPEQAESIKKAFISRGYSSFVKEVSISGKGKWYRVHVGQFFSEAEALKNQGVINRNYKIMPLVVKL
- a CDS encoding insulinase family protein, translating into MTFLILNFTLFPSCSRPPTIADLESPPPPEIKEPPIPIHVFDNGLKLYFLENHELPTFEMGALVHVGEIHEPEDKLGVADLMMEGLRTGGSKSRSGDEIDRELEMAAVDLSAKAEREHSFFKVRCLSKEIDLSLDIFFDLLQAPAFEPAKIGVAKSRLTDQIRRRNENPMSTAYREYHQRLHGPKSVWARLSKEETVRSIGREEVQKFYEETVAPNRIWLAVSGDISFDELVKKIEKRIAGWPAQDANLPKPEPVKKEWRPSVNLISLPVNQSAIVMGHFGEKRFNPDKYAVLAANQLLGGSTFGSRLGDRIRTELGLAYSVYSDFGFSTDYGSFQMAVGTKAVSTAQVIGEARKILSALVEGDDITEAELENAKKVILNRLIFAYEDPFEIVSQRVQFDYFGYPPDYLALYQREIKKVTLDQVRDVLKRYYFPDRLIVMIVGDPSQMGDLSVLGEIEKLPLDND
- a CDS encoding arginine--tRNA ligase yields the protein MIKDQLGHLIEQAVAKAYPEVHADVLLEKPSNPQFGDFATNVALVLSKTVGKNPREIAQAIQENLSDKGGIIESSSIAGPGFLNFKIRPVRWIEALGEIAARGERFGQTDAHKGEKVIVELVSANPTGPLHIGNARGGPLGDAIASLLQSVGYEVTREYYLNDVGGQIEKLGESLLHYLKESAGIKSQGEVGYQGEYVKELSEAARRQFGDSLVKKGEAEAACRAEAVSLLGKFLTEEIRRDCEAMAIRFDSWVHEKDFLEKGTTQKIIGELNKKKVTIEKEGALWFVPRDEFIEDRECVLVKSDGRPTYFANDIAYHADKYSRGFDRLVNIWGANHHGHVPRIQAGMKALGFDPEKLQTVLYQYVRVVRGKETVKMSKRAGDFVTAREVLDEVGKDALRFFLLLRAPESHLDFDLELAKKQSAENPVYYVQYAHARISSIFAKADEGGIKPPDGFDPDFVNQLGLPEEIALAQMLVDFPSVVELSAEKLDPHRIAYYLLDLARLFQHYYDRARGDDRYRVITGDKGRTQAKLFFVGCFRQVMRNGLSLLGISAPERM